The Neomonachus schauinslandi chromosome 13, ASM220157v2, whole genome shotgun sequence DNA segment agaggagagatcacaaccaacaccaaagaaatacaaacaattataagaacatattatgagcaactctatgccagcaaattagataacctggaagaaatggatgcattcctagagatgtatcaactaccaaaactgaaccaggatgaaatagaaaacctgaacagacctataaccactaaggaaattgaagcagtcatcaaaaatctcccaaaaaacaaaagcccagggccagatggcttcccaggggaattctaccaaacatttaaagaagaattaatacctattcttctgaaactgttccaaaaaatagaaatggaaggaaaacttccaaactcattttatgaggccagcattaccttgatcccaaaaccagacaaagaccccatcaaaaaggagaattacagaccaatatccctgatgaacatggatgcaaaaattctcaccaaaatactagccaataggatccaacagtacattaaaaggattattcaccacgaccaagtgggatttatccctgggctgcaaggttggttcaacatccgcaaatcaatcaacgtgatacaatacattaacaaaagaaagaacaagaatcatatgatcctctcaatagatgcagaaaaagcatttgacaaagtacagcatcctttcttgatcaaaactcttcagagtatagggatagagggtacatacctcaatatcataaaagccatctatgaaaaacctacagcgaatatcattctcaatggggaaaaactgagagctttccccctaaggtcaggaacgcggcagggatgtccactatcaccactgctattcaacatagtattggaagtcctagccacagcaatcagacaacaaaaagaaatcaaaggcatccaaattggcaaagaagaagtcaaactctcactctttgcagatgatatgatactttatgtggaaaacccaaaagactccaccccaaaactgctagaactcatacaggaattcagtaaagtggcaggatataaaatcaatgcacagaagtcagtggcattcctatacaccaacaacaagacagaagaaagagaaattaaggagtcgatcccatttacaattgcacccaaaaccataagatacctaggaataaatctaaccaaagagacaaaggatctgtactcagaaaactataaaatactcatgaaagaaattgaggaagacacaaagaaacggaaaaacgttccatgctcatggattggaagaacaaatattgtgaagatgtcaatgctacctagagcaatctacacattcaatgcaatccccatcaaaataccatccacttttttcaaagaaatggaacaaataatcctaaaatttgtatggaaccagaaaagaccccgcatagccagaggaatgttgaaaaagaaaagcaaagccggcggcatcacaattccggacttccagctctattacaaagctgtcatcatcaagacagcatggtagtggcacaaaaacagacacatagatcaatggaacagaatagagagcccagaaatggaccctcaactctatggtcaactcatctttgacaaagcaggaaagaatgtccaatggaataaagacagtctcttcaacaaatggtgttgggaaaattggatagccacatgcagaagaatgaaactggaccatttccttacaccacacacaaaaatagactccaaatggttgaaagacctcaatgtgagacaggagtccatcaaaatcctaaaggagaacacgggcagcaacctcttcaacctcagccgaagcaacttcttcctagaaacatcgccaaaggcaagggaagcaagggcaaaaatgaactattgggacttcatcaagataaaaagcttttgcaaagcaaaggaaacagtcaacaaaaccaaaagacaaccaacagaatgggagaagatatttgcaaatgacatatcagataaagggctagtatccaaaatctataaagaactcatcaaactcaacacccaaagaacaaagaatccaatcaagaaatgggcagaagacatgaacagacatttttccaaagaagacatccaaatggccaacagacacctgaaaatgtgctcaatatcgctcggcatcagggaaatccaaatcaaaacctcaatgagataccacctcacaccagtcagaatggctaaaattaacaagtcaggaaacgacagatgttggcagggatgcggagaaaggggaaccctcctacactgttggtgggaatgcaagctggtgcagccactctggaaaacagtatggaggttcctcaaaaagttgaaaatagaactaccatatgacccagcaattgcactactgggtatttaccccaaagatacaaaagtagggatccgaaggggtatgtgcaccccgatgtttatagcagaaatgtccacaatagccaaactgtggaaagagccaagatgtccatcaacagatgaatggataaagaagatgtggtatatatatacaatggaatattatgcagccatcaaaaggaatgagatcttgccatttgcaacgacgtggatggaactggagggtattatgttgagtgaaataagtcaaacagagaaagacatgtatcatatgatctcactgatatgaggaattcttaattgcaggaaacaaactgagggttgctggagttgggggtggggtgggagggatggggtgactgggtgatagacactggggagggtatgtgctctggtaagcgctgtgaattgtgcaagactgttgaatctcagatctgtacctctgaaacaaataatgcaatatatgttaagaaaaaaaaaaaagaagaagaaggtagcgggaggggaagaatgaagcgggggaaatcggaggggtagacgaaccatgagagacgatggactctgaaaaacaaactgagggttctagaggggaggggggtgggaggatgggttagcctggtggtgggtattgaggagggcacattctgcatggagcactgggtgttatgcacaaacaatgaatcatggaacacttcatctaaaactaatgatgtaatgtatggggattaacataagaataaaaaaaattaaaaaaaaaaaaaaagcctaaatcaCAGGCATTAGGTTCTAACGTGGAACTCTGGGCTCCGGCCAACCCCCCGAGTTCACACTGGGATTTCTGGTCACGGGTCTGTAGGGTTACGTGTTGAAGCAAAGTGGAGGTCTCTGGTGCTTCATTCATTCCCGAGCACTCGGTTAGTGGGCAAGAGGCTTCCGATCTGCACTGCCCGGCTCAGTAGCCACCAGCCACGTGCGGCTGCCGAGCTCACAAAACGTGGCTGCTCTCACTTGAGATGTCCTGTGAGTGCCCAAAACACACTCACTGGGCTTTGAAGGCAGACGTAGGACGAAAGAAAAGAATGAACGTATCTCCTTAATAATTTTAGActgataaaatattgaaatcagaATCGCCTGGATCTACTGAGCTAACCACAAATATGTTGTGAAAATTAATTCACtcgtttcttttactttttataatgtgGCTATGAGAAAACCGGACGTTGCGAATGCAGCACGCGTCTACTTGTACCAGACCGTCTGCTTTAGGCAGCGCCACACGGGATACAGCTTTCACACCCCGTGGCGGGTGGCGGGCCCCCTCTTAAATAAATTCAAGGGCACTGGAAATGCCACGTGCGCCCCGGTGACCTCCTCTCCATAGTCACTCAAACTTGTCCACGTCCCTCCTGAAGGATCCCTTCACCTGGCCGGGGGCGATGAAAGGGACAAGGCGGGTGCTCCCCAAGCATTCTGTTGTTGGGTCTTCGTAAAGCCACAGGCCGGACGCTGTCCCCTGCTCTGCAGGCGGTGACGTCAGCAGGCCCTTTGATGATGCAGATGTCAGGAAGTCTCAGTCATAATGATGCATCTGCTAGCGGGGGCTCCTCATGGTTGCCGGACGACGGGACCTTGTCCCACTTGAAAACtaaaggatggggcgcctgggtggcagctgactcttggtttcggctcaggtcgtgatctcagggtcatgagctcgagccccgcgtcgggagGCGCACAGACGCACAGAGAAGTCACAGCACGCCGGATCCCACCATCGGGATTTGTGGTCGTAACACGCACCTTGCCCTACTCCCCCCTTTGAAAACAAATTCATGTTTATTACTGAGAGCGTAGCAGGATGCGTGGCGTCTTGGCTTCCCGAGGCTACATAACGAACTGCCACAGACTGACGGGCTTCAAACCACACAGCCGTGTGCCCGCACGGCCGAGGGGGCCCGATGCGCGGGCAGCAGGTGCGGGCAGAGCACACTCCCCCGTCTCCGGGCGCGGCCTCCCTGGCGCTCCTCGGCTTCCAGACGCCTGGCTCTCGCCTCTGTGCCCACGCGGAGGCTTCTCCCTGTGCCCGAGCCTCCCCGCAGCGCCCCCGGCCGTCCACACCTGTCTCTGCGCACTCCGCCCCCGGGAAGTGCCCCTCCCGCCGCGGGCCTGTGGTTCTCGGAAGACCCCGCGCATGGGGCCACCCAGCCCCCAGGGAGAGCAGACGTGGGGCGGCCCTGGGGGACAGTGACCTGGGCGGGCTCGCTCCTCGAAGCCGCCACGGCCGCCCTCGCACCCCGACGGCCCCTGGCTCTCCACAGACCTCCATGACGCCATCTTTACCCGAAAGTCAAGATCAGTtttgaattatttcatattttctccctgtttttcCATTCGAGCCGGTGTTGGACTCTGTGTTTAGAGAAATTTGACTGTGAAGGAAAGCGGGAGACCGGGCTGCCCTCGAGGGTATGGTGTGTGCGTTCACATGTGCGTGGTGTGCACGGGCGTGTGCTGGGTGGGCGCACATCCGTGCCTGCGACTGTCCAGCATTCGGGGAGCAGAATGTCGGCAGGAGCATCAAGATGGGGAGGCGGCCCAGGCAGGCCCAGGACAAGGGCAGTGGGGGAGGCTGAGGCCgcaggggcctggggctgggctgaggggaGGCTCCTCTCCTGGAGAGGGGTCCAGCACTTTCCACCAGCCGGGGGCCCCCCTTCAGGGGCGCGACAGGTGCCAATAACAAGTGAGGGAATCGAGGGAGTGGACAGATACACCTGCTCTGTCCTCACTgcatcctgagaccacactgggGAAGCAAGCCCTCAGACAGGAAGTCCCACGACCCCGTGCCCTGCAGAACTCACGCCCCTCCTACAGGACAGTCAGACTCAcatcctttaaattattttgcacCTGCTGAGTGACAGAGGGAAGCGGGTttaggtggagggagagggttgTTGCCTCGGGAGTGAGTTGGTGAATCAGATAGAGAAGGGGGCCCAGCTCGGAACAGGAGCCCAAGAGTGAACAAGGAGGCCCAACAGGGGATGGGACATTGACTGAGGGGCTACGTCAGGTGCGGCGTTCCAGAAGCCACACCTGAGCGGGACAGAAGTTTGGAGGCAGCAGGGGCCATGCAGGGGCCAGCCAGGGAGGGGGTCCTTCCCCACCAGGGGCTAGCCAGTGGTTGGcaggggcagcaggtggggcaggCCGGCCCCACTGTCTGTCTGGTATCTGCGCCCTCCGCCAGAAGGGGGCTTCCTGAGAACTGGTACTCACTGTCATCGCAAACCCTGGAACAGTATTCAACCAGTGCACGAGCTGTGATCTGGTACTTTTAATAGGATTTGGTGTCCAATGTCCCGGTCAGTCCACCTGAGGCCCTCTGCTGGCCCTGTACCTGCACGCAGCATGGGGAGACGGGGAACTTTCCACCACTGCCCTGGACCCTGGCCAGGAAGGGGTCAGGGTGGAGGCCAGGCCCACATCTATCTGAATCCACGTCTGTGCTCTCCAGACCCCAAACCCTGAAGAGTCTCCTTCTGGCCCCACCACCTGGGGCCCCCCTCATGTCCCCTCCCCTGGGATTCATCCCTTACAGGGCTCTGTGGACCTTCACTCCAAATTCACAGTCACATCCTCAAGGCCAGGACGGCCCACACGGTGTCCTGCATGGCACCTACACGCTCTCGAATCCAGACGCCCAGGCCCAGGCAGGGATGGGCGCCCTCGGGGCTATCTGCCGCCCAGCTCCAGCAGCAcagagaggccagggaggcccCAGCGTCACCGGGGCCCCTGCAGCCGGGGGTTCCGGCCCAGGGCCCCCGGCCTGACCTGACTTCCCCTTGCGGTTCTGACCCAGACGGACACTCTGTCCAAGCAGATTGCAGGGTGAGCCCGTCGTTGGCTCCAGGACATCCGAGAGCCGTGGGAGGTGGCGGCAGTGGTGGTGGCCTTTGGCTGTGTTCCCAGCGTGCAGGGGGGGAGGACAGgcagtgctgggggcaggggggcggaaACCACAGGGCAGAAAGGGGTATAAGGGTGGGGGGCCGCGGGCAAGGCACCCACCAGGAGGAATGGCACTACTCCTGCTGAGCCTGGGGCTGAGCCTGGTCTCCGCCCAGGAGCTCAACCCCCGAGCCATTGTGCGGAGGAGCTATGACATGGCCAGGGTGGGTCTGCGGCCCGGAGTCCGGGCCTTCCCCTGGGGCCGGGCTGCAGGGCCCCCGTCCTCCCGCCATCTGGGGTCTTTGACCTGGGAGGAGGACACGGCTCCTGGAAGGGCTTGCTTCTCCTCCCCCAGCTGTGATGGCTACAGGGAtctctggggggcagggaggggaggacccTGGTTGGGAGCCATACACCCAGGGGCCCAGCCCCAGGAAGGAGGCACCAAGAAGTCCCAGGGCCGCCACCCAGTCTCCCTGCCCATCGGGGCCTTGTCTACAGGTTTCGGGGGTCTGGTATTCAGTGTCCATAGCTTCCGATGACATGAAGCGGATCGAGGAAAACGGGGACCTGAGGGTCTTCATACGGAATATTGAAAGCTTGAAAGACGGCGGACTGAGGTTCCATTTCCTGTTCATGTGCGTGCCGCCCATCTCGGCCGGGACTGGGGAGGACGggtgtccccctgcccccaccccgtaGAGCGGGAGGGCAGGGCTGCACACTGGGGTCGGGCTCGGGGTGCGGGGCGGCTGCCCGACATCACCCCCGCTGGTTTCAGGGTGCACGGGGAGTGCGTGCAGGTGGCCATGGTCTGCGAGAGGACAGAGAAGGACGGCGAGTACACGGTCAACTGTAAGTGCATGGGGGTCTTCCCGGCTGGCGGCAGCGCGCTCCCCTTCCTCAGGCCCTTGGCCGTCTCCTGGTGAGCTCTGACTTAGGGGATCTTACGGGGCCCTGTGACAGCTTGACCGTGCCGTGAGAGGACCAGCctggcccaggccccagggaggcAGGTCCGCCCTCCCCTGAGCATGCACTGTTCTACCAACAATGCCCAGGGACCT contains these protein-coding regions:
- the LOC110581275 gene encoding epididymal-specific lipocalin-9-like gives rise to the protein MALLLLSLGLSLVSAQELNPRAIVRRSYDMARVSGVWYSVSIASDDMKRIEENGDLRVFIRNIESLKDGGLRFHFLFMVHGECVQVAMVCERTEKDGEYTVNYEGDNKVLLLETDYKLYITFHLRNIRNGTDTNVLALYDLKKSAESTDWVHRTSSA